In the genome of Actinomadura graeca, one region contains:
- a CDS encoding GlxA family transcriptional regulator — MNQIVFLLVPGVHLLDLAGPAQVFSTAAEAGHPYRLAYIAEQEDVPTAQGLTLRAATTWPALTPADIVLVPGWHCDPAGPRTAPVNAGTAARIARHHATGGLVASVCAGAFALGHAGLLDGRRCTTHHRLQDALARRHRRATVVRDVLYVTDDRVITSAGIASGIDLALHLTATRHGPGTAARIARAMVVYARRNGDEPQASAMLRHRAHLSDAVHRAQNLIDTGYARPLPLAGLAAATGVSERTLTRRFTAATGLTPLRYQQELRLERAEHLIGQGATAQAAAHAVGFTDARMLRRLRAATPPARPPGPDTGPDTDRQRDRRRDREHPLGHIPGQSRPSSGGTGHLT; from the coding sequence GTGAACCAGATCGTCTTCCTGCTCGTCCCCGGCGTGCACCTGCTCGACCTCGCCGGACCCGCCCAGGTGTTCTCCACCGCCGCCGAGGCCGGCCACCCCTACCGCCTCGCCTACATCGCCGAGCAGGAGGACGTCCCCACCGCCCAGGGCCTGACCCTGCGCGCCGCCACCACCTGGCCCGCCCTCACCCCCGCCGACATCGTCCTGGTCCCCGGCTGGCACTGCGACCCCGCCGGCCCCCGCACCGCCCCCGTCAACGCCGGCACCGCCGCCCGCATCGCCCGCCACCACGCCACCGGCGGCCTGGTCGCCAGCGTCTGCGCCGGCGCGTTCGCCCTCGGCCACGCCGGGCTGCTCGACGGCCGCCGCTGCACCACCCACCACCGCCTCCAGGACGCCCTCGCCCGCCGCCACCGCCGCGCCACCGTCGTCCGCGACGTCCTCTACGTCACCGACGACCGCGTCATCACCTCCGCCGGCATCGCCAGCGGCATCGACCTCGCCCTGCACCTGACCGCCACCCGCCACGGCCCCGGCACCGCCGCCCGCATCGCCCGCGCCATGGTCGTCTACGCCCGCCGCAACGGCGACGAACCCCAGGCCAGCGCCATGCTCCGCCACCGCGCCCACCTCAGCGACGCCGTCCACCGCGCCCAGAACCTCATCGACACCGGCTACGCCCGCCCCCTGCCCCTGGCCGGCCTCGCCGCCGCCACCGGCGTCAGCGAACGCACCCTCACCCGCCGCTTCACCGCCGCCACCGGCCTCACCCCCCTGCGCTACCAGCAGGAACTGCGCCTGGAACGCGCCGAGCACCTCATCGGCCAGGGCGCCACCGCGCAGGCCGCCGCCCACGCCGTCGGCTTCACCGACGCCCGCATGCTCCGCCGCCTCCGCGCCGCCACACCCCCCGCCCGCCCCCCCGGCCCTGACACCGGCCCCGACACCGACCGGCAGCGCGACCGGCGGCGTGACCGGGAGCACCCCCTGGGACACATCCCCGGCCAGAGCCGACCGTCATCGGGCGGGACGGGCCACCTGACCTGA
- a CDS encoding isochorismatase family protein has translation MSRALLVIDVQESFRRLPLWPAVSAPDIAARTARLADAARDAGDLVVWVLHAEHGSGGPFDPAGGHVRLMEGLRARDGEPVLTKTSRNAFTTTNLQQLLTARGIGEVTVCGIQTEQCCETTARLAADLGLTVTFVTDATATFPIPHRDAPAGRSLADTLADPATLPADQVIARTEYALAGRFATIATLASLTG, from the coding sequence ATGAGCCGAGCGCTACTCGTCATCGACGTCCAGGAGTCCTTCCGCCGCCTGCCCCTGTGGCCGGCCGTCTCCGCCCCCGACATCGCCGCCCGCACCGCACGCCTCGCCGACGCCGCCCGCGACGCCGGCGACCTGGTCGTGTGGGTCCTGCACGCCGAGCACGGCAGCGGCGGCCCCTTCGACCCCGCCGGCGGGCACGTCCGCCTCATGGAGGGCCTGCGGGCCCGCGACGGCGAGCCCGTCCTGACCAAGACCTCCCGCAACGCCTTCACCACCACCAACCTCCAGCAGCTGCTCACCGCCCGCGGCATCGGCGAGGTGACCGTCTGCGGCATCCAGACCGAGCAGTGCTGCGAGACCACCGCCCGCCTGGCCGCCGACCTCGGCCTCACCGTCACCTTCGTCACCGACGCCACCGCCACCTTCCCCATCCCCCACCGCGACGCCCCCGCCGGCCGGTCCCTGGCCGACACCCTCGCCGACCCCGCCACCCTGCCCGCCGACCAGGTCATCGCCCGCACCGAATACGCCCTCGCCGGGCGCTTCGCCACCATCGCCACCCTCGCCTCCCTCACCGGGTAG
- a CDS encoding carboxylate-amine ligase has translation MDGAAVGAGAAVSGVSLGVEEEFLLVDGVSGECVPAAEAVLARAGGHRWEGSGGSFQDELLASQVEAATGVCGDLAGLRAQVRFARARLAEAARACGLRLVSSGTPVMDGAAPPPARGGRFTRIAALYRGLIEDYQACGCHVHVGVADRETAVAVVNHLRPWLGVLLALSANSPFDHGRDSGYASRRLVEVSRFPGAGTPPWAASAAEYDRRVAMLVESGVLVDASMTFWLARPSPRWPTVEVRAADAAATADEAVLQAALVRALVRVALADLAAGREAPPVDAQLCAAGLWSAARYGMDGALVDPSAGRAVPAWRLLEGLLARLAPALEETGDLAEVSALVEGVRLAGTGARRQRRAARRGRRSLVEALARQTESGTLPVPAPPAPPGAGFAAPAAGPAGHGLWDGLRDGVWGARERVSRPDARLSTEET, from the coding sequence ATGGACGGTGCCGCGGTGGGCGCGGGCGCCGCCGTCTCCGGGGTGTCCCTGGGGGTGGAGGAGGAGTTCCTGCTGGTCGACGGGGTGTCGGGGGAGTGCGTCCCGGCGGCCGAGGCCGTGCTGGCGCGGGCGGGCGGGCACCGGTGGGAGGGGTCGGGCGGGTCGTTCCAGGACGAGCTGCTGGCCTCCCAGGTGGAGGCGGCGACGGGGGTGTGCGGGGACCTGGCGGGGCTGCGGGCGCAGGTGCGGTTCGCGCGGGCGCGGCTGGCGGAGGCGGCGCGCGCGTGCGGGCTGCGGCTGGTGTCCTCGGGCACGCCGGTGATGGACGGCGCCGCGCCGCCGCCGGCGCGGGGCGGGCGGTTCACGCGGATCGCGGCGCTGTACCGGGGGCTGATCGAGGACTACCAGGCGTGCGGCTGCCACGTGCACGTCGGGGTCGCCGACCGGGAGACGGCGGTGGCGGTGGTGAACCACCTGCGGCCGTGGCTGGGGGTCCTGCTGGCGCTGTCGGCCAACTCCCCCTTCGACCACGGCCGCGACTCCGGCTATGCCAGCCGGCGGCTGGTGGAGGTGTCGCGGTTCCCGGGCGCGGGGACGCCGCCGTGGGCGGCGTCGGCGGCCGAGTACGACCGGCGGGTGGCGATGCTGGTGGAGTCGGGGGTGCTGGTGGACGCCTCGATGACGTTCTGGCTGGCGCGGCCGTCGCCGCGGTGGCCGACGGTGGAGGTGCGGGCGGCCGACGCGGCGGCGACCGCGGACGAGGCGGTGCTGCAGGCGGCGCTGGTGCGGGCGCTGGTGCGGGTGGCGCTGGCGGATCTGGCGGCGGGCCGGGAGGCGCCGCCGGTGGACGCGCAGCTGTGCGCGGCCGGGCTGTGGAGCGCGGCCCGGTACGGGATGGACGGCGCGCTGGTGGACCCCTCCGCCGGGCGCGCGGTGCCGGCGTGGCGGCTGCTGGAGGGCCTGCTCGCCCGGCTGGCGCCGGCGCTGGAGGAGACCGGGGACCTGGCGGAGGTGTCGGCGCTGGTGGAGGGGGTCCGGCTGGCGGGGACCGGGGCGCGGCGGCAGCGCCGCGCGGCGCGGCGGGGCAGGCGTTCGCTGGTGGAGGCGCTGGCCCGGCAGACCGAGTCGGGGACGCTCCCGGTCCCCGCGCCCCCGGCGCCGCCGGGGGCCGGGTTCGCGGCCCCCGCGGCCGGTCCGGCCGGGCACGGGCTGTGGGACGGGCTGCGCGACGGGGTGTGGGGCGCGCGCGAGCGGGTATCGCGGCCGGATGCCCGCCTGAGCACGGAGGAGACATGA
- a CDS encoding iron-containing redox enzyme family protein, translated as MIVERGSGPVPPEARAGARTGPGARAEAGRPGPARRGPAGPVWQEPVLPRPRGPLSRAVVEALRAGPPAGEPVPVPAGAVASADPYGEDLQLALHTCFELHYRGFAGVDPDWEWDPGLLALRGAMEAAFLAALRADTGTGAVTGAGGADVAGVLEELLVEPVGAAGVTHHLRDAGRWWQLREHAALRSVYHLKEADPHAWVIPRLRGAAKAALVAVEYDEFGGGRPQMLHSALFAGLLEDLGVDASYGAHVDAAPAVMLATVNMMSLFGLRRSLRGALVGHFAAAEITTAPAARRMAQALERAGAGPRAVLFYTEHIEADAVHEQVLRRDVIGGLLAGEPGLAGDVVLGVRATVLLEDRLEAHVLGCWGADPARSALRRPLEDGPAGGPGGDSHDGPAGGPGGDSHDGPAGGLAGAPAGVPVRAAHTA; from the coding sequence ATGATCGTTGAGCGTGGTAGCGGGCCGGTGCCGCCGGAGGCGCGGGCCGGTGCGCGGACGGGGCCCGGTGCGCGGGCGGAGGCCGGGCGGCCGGGACCGGCACGCCGGGGACCGGCGGGGCCGGTGTGGCAGGAGCCGGTGCTGCCGCGGCCGCGGGGCCCGCTGTCGCGGGCCGTGGTGGAGGCGCTGCGCGCGGGGCCGCCCGCGGGGGAGCCGGTGCCGGTGCCGGCGGGGGCGGTGGCCTCCGCCGATCCGTACGGGGAGGATCTGCAGCTGGCGCTGCACACGTGTTTCGAGCTGCACTACCGGGGGTTCGCGGGGGTGGATCCGGACTGGGAGTGGGATCCGGGGCTGCTGGCCCTGCGCGGCGCGATGGAGGCGGCGTTCCTGGCCGCGCTGCGCGCCGACACCGGCACAGGTGCGGTCACCGGGGCGGGCGGGGCCGATGTGGCGGGCGTGCTGGAGGAGCTGCTGGTCGAGCCGGTGGGCGCCGCCGGTGTCACCCATCATCTGCGCGACGCGGGCCGCTGGTGGCAGCTGCGCGAGCACGCGGCGCTGCGTTCGGTGTACCACCTGAAGGAGGCCGACCCGCACGCATGGGTGATCCCCCGGCTGCGTGGGGCGGCGAAGGCGGCGCTGGTGGCGGTGGAGTACGACGAGTTCGGCGGCGGGCGCCCGCAGATGCTGCACTCGGCGCTGTTCGCGGGGCTGCTGGAGGATCTGGGCGTGGACGCCTCCTACGGCGCGCATGTGGACGCGGCGCCGGCGGTGATGCTGGCGACGGTGAACATGATGTCGCTGTTCGGGCTGCGGCGGTCGCTGCGGGGCGCGCTGGTGGGGCATTTCGCGGCGGCGGAGATCACCACGGCCCCGGCGGCGCGGCGGATGGCGCAGGCGCTGGAGCGGGCGGGGGCGGGGCCGCGGGCGGTGCTGTTCTACACCGAGCACATCGAGGCCGACGCCGTCCACGAGCAGGTGCTGCGCCGGGACGTGATCGGGGGGCTGCTGGCCGGGGAGCCGGGCCTGGCGGGGGACGTGGTGCTGGGGGTGCGGGCGACCGTGCTGCTGGAGGACCGGCTGGAGGCGCACGTGCTGGGCTGCTGGGGCGCGGACCCGGCGCGGTCGGCGCTGCGGCGCCCCCTGGAGGACGGCCCCGCGGGCGGTCCCGGCGGTGATTCTCACGACGGCCCCGCGGGCGGTCCCGGCGGTGATTCTCACGACGGCCCCGCGGGCGGCCTCGCGGGCGCCCCGGCGGGGGTCCCGGTGCGGGCGGCACATACCGCCTGA
- a CDS encoding HemK2/MTQ2 family protein methyltransferase translates to MLVRELRRSAVAPGARVLELGTGTGAVAVAAARGGARQVVAVDVAAGSVLAARLNTRVRGLPVQVRRGDLFDPVAGERFDVIVANPPYVVGDADPARLRGRARAWEAGRDGRWLLDRICAAAPEHLTRRGTLLLMQSSLCGVERTLEALEGAGLRVSVAARAREPFGPVMLARAAALEARGLLRPGQRHEDLVVVRADVPADAADGREPPGPARSAA, encoded by the coding sequence ATGCTCGTACGGGAGCTACGGCGCTCGGCGGTCGCACCCGGGGCGCGGGTACTGGAGCTGGGGACCGGGACGGGCGCGGTGGCGGTGGCCGCCGCGCGGGGCGGGGCCCGGCAGGTCGTGGCGGTCGATGTGGCGGCCGGGTCGGTGCTGGCGGCACGGCTGAACACCCGGGTGCGGGGGCTGCCGGTCCAGGTGCGGCGCGGTGACCTGTTCGATCCGGTGGCGGGCGAGCGCTTCGATGTGATCGTCGCCAACCCCCCGTACGTGGTGGGCGACGCCGACCCGGCGCGCCTGCGGGGCCGCGCGCGGGCGTGGGAGGCCGGGCGGGACGGCCGGTGGCTGCTGGACCGGATCTGCGCCGCGGCGCCGGAGCACCTGACGCGGCGCGGGACGCTGCTGCTGATGCAGTCGTCGCTGTGCGGGGTGGAGCGGACGCTGGAGGCGCTGGAGGGGGCGGGGCTGCGGGTGTCGGTGGCCGCGCGTGCCCGCGAGCCGTTCGGGCCGGTGATGCTGGCCCGGGCGGCGGCGCTGGAGGCGCGGGGGCTGCTGCGCCCGGGCCAGCGGCACGAGGACCTGGTGGTGGTCCGCGCGGACGTCCCCGCGGACGCGGCCGATGGCCGGGAGCCTCCCGGCCCCGCCCGGAGCGCCGCGTGA
- a CDS encoding CDGSH iron-sulfur domain-containing protein has product MSRPPDGPRRGGLDRPDRPDRPGGGVASAACPDPEGRAHAAGGACPPAEGARGRERRRVRVVQGGPVLVEGPVEIVLEDGSTAVSDRFMVALCACRRSRSYPFCDTSHRRRARPADGTAAEGAQEGRPS; this is encoded by the coding sequence GTGAGCCGGCCGCCGGACGGCCCGCGCCGCGGCGGCCTTGACCGTCCTGACCGTCCTGACCGTCCTGGCGGCGGGGTGGCGTCCGCGGCGTGCCCGGACCCCGAAGGCAGGGCGCACGCCGCTGGTGGCGCGTGCCCCCCGGCAGAGGGCGCGCGGGGCCGGGAGCGGCGCCGGGTGCGGGTGGTGCAGGGCGGGCCGGTCCTGGTGGAGGGGCCGGTGGAGATCGTCCTGGAGGACGGGAGCACGGCGGTGTCGGACCGTTTCATGGTGGCCCTGTGCGCGTGCCGGCGCAGCCGCTCCTACCCGTTCTGCGATACCAGTCACCGTCGGCGGGCGCGGCCCGCCGACGGCACGGCCGCGGAGGGCGCCCAGGAAGGCCGCCCGTCCTAG
- a CDS encoding NAD-dependent epimerase/dehydratase family protein, with amino-acid sequence MRVVVIGATGNIGTSTLRALAADPRVTEITGLARRKPRRAAPKTTWVQADVTDTDLVPLMRGADAVVHLAWLFQPTHRPAVTWDANAVGSARVFAAAAEADVPALVYSSSVGAYSPGPKDRAVDESWPTHGWPGAAYSREKAYVERLLDAHEARHPGRRVVRIRPAFIFERQTAAQQRRLFAGPLLPGGLARPGLIPIVPDVPGLRLQALHSEDAGRAFALAALGDARGAFNIAADPVLDAAELAGLLDARTVRLPARGLRAALAAAWALHLVPASPGLFELALRVPLMDASRARDELGWTPRHTSREAIREFLDGLRTGAGRDTPPLSPDTSGRARSREFTTGIGREP; translated from the coding sequence ATGCGGGTCGTCGTCATCGGCGCCACCGGCAACATCGGCACCAGCACCCTGCGCGCGCTCGCCGCCGACCCGCGCGTCACCGAGATCACCGGGCTGGCCCGGCGCAAGCCCCGCCGCGCAGCCCCCAAGACCACCTGGGTGCAGGCCGATGTCACCGACACCGACCTGGTCCCGCTGATGCGCGGCGCCGACGCCGTGGTGCACCTGGCCTGGCTGTTCCAGCCCACCCACCGCCCCGCCGTCACCTGGGACGCCAACGCCGTCGGCAGCGCCCGCGTGTTCGCCGCCGCCGCCGAGGCCGACGTCCCCGCCCTGGTGTACTCCTCCTCGGTCGGCGCCTACTCCCCCGGCCCCAAGGACCGCGCCGTCGACGAGTCCTGGCCCACCCACGGCTGGCCCGGCGCCGCCTACAGCCGCGAGAAGGCCTACGTCGAACGGCTCCTGGACGCCCACGAGGCCCGCCACCCCGGCCGCCGCGTCGTGCGGATCCGCCCCGCGTTCATCTTCGAGCGCCAGACCGCCGCCCAGCAGCGGCGCCTGTTCGCCGGGCCGCTGCTGCCCGGCGGCCTGGCCCGCCCCGGGCTGATCCCCATCGTCCCCGACGTGCCCGGCCTGCGCCTGCAGGCCCTGCACTCCGAGGACGCCGGCCGCGCCTTCGCGCTCGCCGCGCTCGGCGACGCCCGCGGCGCGTTCAACATCGCCGCCGACCCCGTCCTGGACGCCGCCGAGCTCGCCGGGCTCCTGGACGCCCGGACCGTCCGCCTGCCCGCCCGCGGCCTCCGCGCCGCCCTCGCCGCCGCCTGGGCCCTGCACCTGGTCCCCGCCTCCCCCGGCCTGTTCGAGCTGGCCCTGCGGGTGCCCCTCATGGACGCCTCCCGCGCCCGCGACGAACTCGGCTGGACGCCCCGGCACACCTCCCGCGAGGCGATCCGGGAGTTCCTGGACGGCCTGCGCACCGGAGCCGGCCGCGACACCCCGCCGCTGTCCCCCGACACCAGCGGCCGCGCCCGCTCCCGCGAGTTCACCACCGGCATCGGCCGCGAACCCTGA
- a CDS encoding methylated-DNA--[protein]-cysteine S-methyltransferase, protein MNRTDPTPPAPGRPTGPPPGPRADRPVDPPDDPLADPLAEGLAGLAADAPAGLLDRIAARRVHVPGPLEDLQVAFTDHGIAYLRAGMDEPAFTAAFRARFGRPLLPADRPPAGLVPALRTGRPAGLRLDLRGLSEFEAAVLRAAAAIPRGQTRPYAWVARQAGRPRAVRAVGSALGRNPVPLLIPCHRVTRSDGAVGGYVFGAAAKERLLRAEDVDLDEVAGLAARGVHLVGSGTTGVVCYPTCADARRISPAHRRGFRDLAAARAAGYRPCRHCRPGPPDPA, encoded by the coding sequence ATGAACCGCACCGACCCCACCCCCCCGGCACCCGGCCGCCCCACCGGCCCGCCGCCCGGCCCGCGCGCCGACCGGCCGGTCGACCCACCGGACGATCCGCTGGCCGATCCGCTGGCCGAGGGGCTGGCCGGGCTGGCCGCCGACGCGCCCGCCGGGCTGCTGGACCGCATCGCCGCGCGCCGCGTCCACGTCCCCGGGCCCCTGGAGGACCTCCAGGTCGCCTTCACCGACCACGGCATCGCCTACCTGCGCGCCGGCATGGACGAACCCGCCTTCACCGCCGCGTTCCGCGCCCGGTTCGGCCGCCCGCTGCTGCCCGCCGACCGGCCGCCCGCCGGGCTCGTCCCCGCCCTGCGCACCGGCCGCCCGGCCGGGCTGCGCCTGGACCTGCGCGGCCTGTCGGAGTTCGAGGCCGCCGTGCTGCGCGCCGCCGCCGCCATCCCCCGCGGGCAGACCCGCCCCTACGCCTGGGTCGCCCGGCAGGCCGGGCGGCCCAGGGCGGTCCGCGCCGTCGGGTCCGCGCTCGGCCGCAACCCCGTCCCGCTGCTGATCCCCTGCCACCGCGTCACCCGGTCCGACGGCGCCGTCGGCGGCTACGTGTTCGGCGCCGCCGCCAAGGAACGGCTCCTGCGCGCCGAGGACGTCGACCTCGACGAGGTCGCCGGGCTCGCCGCCCGCGGCGTCCACCTGGTCGGCAGCGGCACCACCGGCGTCGTCTGCTACCCCACCTGCGCCGACGCCCGCCGCATCAGCCCCGCCCACCGGCGCGGGTTCCGCGACCTGGCCGCCGCGCGCGCCGCCGGGTACCGGCCCTGCCGGCACTGCCGCCCCGGCCCGCCCGACCCCGCCTGA
- a CDS encoding RNA polymerase sigma factor produces MTVTDKALPHTPAPGPCAGPPAGGAPGGGPGGGPGETAGDITRDGPGEMPPDTAPDTTADMPGDGAAGVAGEVTAALARDLDAGFAALYHAYRGAVFSTALRLSGRWAEAEDLAAEAFLRAYRALCGYPPERIAALRPRAWLLTILTNLWRNGLRSAARRPRPAPLEDAPDPPDPAEPVEDAAARHETGRELAGLLDALPPAQRAAVVLRHVTDLPVAEIAAVLDLPEGTVKSHISRGLARLRTLHPTLHDTQGGTP; encoded by the coding sequence GTGACGGTCACGGACAAGGCACTCCCCCACACGCCCGCACCCGGCCCCTGCGCCGGGCCCCCGGCAGGCGGCGCCCCCGGCGGCGGCCCAGGCGGCGGCCCCGGTGAGACCGCGGGCGACATCACGCGGGACGGGCCGGGCGAGATGCCGCCGGACACGGCGCCGGACACGACAGCGGACATGCCGGGAGACGGCGCGGCCGGAGTGGCCGGCGAGGTCACCGCGGCGCTGGCCCGCGACCTGGACGCCGGGTTCGCCGCCCTCTACCACGCCTACCGCGGCGCGGTGTTCTCCACCGCCCTGCGCCTCAGCGGCCGGTGGGCCGAGGCCGAGGACCTGGCCGCCGAGGCGTTCCTGCGCGCCTACCGGGCGCTGTGCGGGTACCCGCCCGAGCGGATCGCCGCGCTGCGCCCCCGCGCGTGGCTGCTGACGATCCTGACGAACCTGTGGCGCAACGGGCTGCGCTCGGCGGCGCGGCGGCCGCGGCCCGCGCCGCTGGAGGACGCCCCCGACCCGCCCGACCCCGCCGAGCCCGTCGAGGACGCCGCCGCCCGCCACGAGACCGGCCGCGAGCTCGCCGGGCTCCTGGACGCCCTGCCGCCCGCGCAGCGCGCCGCCGTCGTCCTGCGGCACGTCACCGACCTGCCCGTCGCCGAGATCGCCGCCGTCCTGGACCTGCCGGAGGGCACCGTCAAATCCCACATCTCCCGGGGCCTGGCCCGGCTCCGCACGCTCCACCCCACGCTCCACGACACGCAAGGGGGCACCCCATGA
- a CDS encoding response regulator: protein MIRVVLADDQTLVRAGFRSILEGEDDIEIIAEAGDGEQAARLAAGLRPDVVLMDIRMPVLDGLEATRRITADPRLEAVRVVILTTFDLDDYVYGAIKAGASGFLVKDTEPTELIHGVRVVARGDALLAPAVTRRLIAEFASRITAPPPAAELSALTDREREVLELVAAGLSNEEIAGRLVLSPATAKTHVSRILAKVGARDRAQLVVLAYETGMIRPGWLG from the coding sequence GTGATCCGGGTGGTGCTGGCCGACGACCAGACACTGGTGCGGGCGGGGTTCCGGTCGATCCTGGAGGGCGAGGACGACATCGAGATCATCGCAGAGGCCGGGGACGGTGAGCAGGCCGCGCGGCTGGCCGCCGGCCTGCGCCCCGACGTCGTGCTGATGGACATCCGCATGCCCGTCCTGGACGGCCTGGAGGCCACCCGCCGCATCACGGCCGACCCGCGGCTGGAGGCCGTCCGCGTCGTCATCCTCACCACCTTCGACCTCGACGACTACGTGTACGGGGCGATCAAGGCCGGGGCCAGCGGGTTCCTGGTCAAGGACACCGAGCCGACCGAGCTGATCCACGGCGTGCGGGTCGTGGCGCGCGGCGACGCGCTGCTGGCCCCGGCCGTCACCCGCCGCCTCATCGCCGAGTTCGCCTCCCGGATCACCGCCCCGCCGCCCGCCGCCGAGCTGTCGGCGCTCACCGACCGCGAGCGCGAGGTCCTGGAACTGGTCGCCGCCGGGCTGTCCAACGAGGAGATCGCCGGGCGGCTCGTCCTCAGCCCCGCCACCGCCAAGACCCACGTCAGCCGTATCCTGGCCAAGGTGGGCGCGCGGGACCGGGCCCAGCTCGTCGTCCTGGCCTACGAGACCGGCATGATCCGCCCCGGCTGGCTCGGCTGA